In Mastigocladopsis repens PCC 10914, a single window of DNA contains:
- a CDS encoding flavin monoamine oxidase family protein: protein MPSQTIIIGAGLAGLSAAYELVRAGMDVQVFEAQERVGGRAYTVQLSAGQYGELGAEFVDDNHTALMTYATQFGIQLDPACHFSDDLYWFIDGTLRNGMSLTAEQSTDLDNLYVKLQSLLDEQQDPQQTLDEWLDAHPIAPFARRIARLLASSLFATDADLISIGFFAYFTGISNRAYNMRVQGGVSRLVDALAKYLGERVHTNAPVRRIQQTDNSVSVSVETANGLVEVVAHSVIVTIPWSVLRHTLIEAPLTDIQREAISSLPYGGVVKTLLQYPHCFWSKSNFGIVLLEGEYQAIWEPTFAQMGAEKILSCFSGGNSSLKLSDRATDRAMAAVNTLYPDAPRVISSRSYDWSADEWTRGAYCYFRPGELHRFDPHLMQPAGRVFFAGEHTAPVEYRGYMEGAIRSGQRAAQQILNLLGE, encoded by the coding sequence ATGCCATCTCAAACTATTATCATTGGTGCAGGACTAGCGGGGCTGAGTGCGGCTTATGAACTGGTACGCGCAGGCATGGATGTCCAAGTATTTGAAGCACAGGAGCGTGTAGGTGGGCGGGCTTATACAGTTCAACTTAGTGCAGGACAATACGGAGAGTTAGGTGCCGAGTTTGTGGACGATAATCATACTGCTCTGATGACTTATGCAACTCAATTTGGTATTCAGCTTGACCCAGCGTGCCATTTTTCTGATGACCTCTACTGGTTCATTGACGGAACACTTCGCAATGGTATGTCGCTGACAGCAGAACAAAGTACGGATTTGGACAATCTGTATGTAAAGCTCCAAAGTCTGTTAGATGAACAACAAGACCCCCAACAGACTTTAGATGAATGGTTGGATGCACACCCAATCGCTCCCTTTGCACGCCGAATTGCTCGTTTGCTGGCTTCTTCACTATTTGCTACCGATGCAGACCTGATTAGCATAGGTTTCTTTGCTTATTTTACAGGGATCAGCAACAGAGCTTACAATATGCGGGTTCAAGGCGGTGTTTCGCGTTTGGTGGATGCTTTGGCTAAATATCTGGGGGAGCGAGTTCATACTAATGCTCCCGTGCGCCGTATCCAGCAGACTGATAACTCTGTTAGCGTCAGTGTAGAGACAGCAAACGGTTTAGTTGAGGTAGTGGCTCACAGCGTGATAGTAACGATTCCCTGGAGCGTGTTGCGTCACACTTTGATAGAGGCACCACTGACAGATATACAGCGAGAGGCGATTTCTAGTTTGCCTTACGGTGGTGTCGTTAAGACGCTATTGCAATACCCGCACTGTTTTTGGTCAAAGTCTAACTTTGGAATTGTGTTGCTTGAGGGCGAGTATCAGGCTATCTGGGAGCCGACCTTCGCTCAAATGGGAGCGGAAAAAATTCTTTCTTGTTTCAGTGGGGGCAATTCAAGTTTAAAGTTATCTGACCGAGCAACTGACCGAGCAATGGCAGCAGTAAACACCCTCTATCCTGATGCACCCAGGGTTATCTCCTCTCGTTCATATGACTGGAGTGCTGATGAGTGGACACGAGGTGCCTACTGCTACTTTAGACCGGGGGAGTTGCATCGTTTTGACCCACATCTGATGCAACCTGCTGGTCGGGTTTTCTTTGCAGGCGAGCATACTGCCCCTGTGGAGTATCGTGGTTACATGGAGGGCGCGATTCGCAGTGGTCAACGTGCTGCACAACAAATTCTTAACTTGTTA
- a CDS encoding glycosyltransferase family 4 protein codes for MLPTKKHRIALISVDGDPAAEIGQEEAGGQNVYVRQVGHALALQGWQVDMFTRRSSAEQVAIVQHEPNCRTIRLKAGPAEFIGRDRLFEHLPEFIAEFQAFQQEQGFQYSLIHSNYWLSSWVGMELKKQQQLIQVHTYHSLGAVKYSAVADIPAIATKRLAIEKACLESVDRVVATSPQEQEHMRRLVSTQGQIELIPCGTDVDKFGPIPRVAARQELRIAPDVKMVLYVGRFDQRKGIETLVRAIARSSLRDQANLQLVIGGGSRPGHSDGIERDRIASIVAELGLEDCTTFPGRLNDSVLPFYYAAADVCVVPSHYEPFGLVAIEAMASRTPVVASDVGGLRFTVVPEITGLLVPPKDEVAFANAIDRILTNPDWREQLGEAGRQRVEIAFSWHSVASRLTQLYNHLLAQTIPTKETKSQVAA; via the coding sequence ATGTTACCGACCAAAAAACATCGCATAGCTCTGATTTCTGTTGATGGAGATCCTGCTGCAGAAATTGGACAGGAAGAGGCTGGGGGACAAAATGTCTATGTGCGTCAAGTAGGTCATGCGCTTGCTCTGCAAGGTTGGCAAGTGGATATGTTCACTCGCCGAAGTAGTGCAGAGCAGGTTGCGATTGTGCAACATGAACCTAATTGTCGAACTATTCGGTTAAAAGCTGGACCTGCTGAGTTCATAGGGCGAGATCGCTTATTCGAGCATCTGCCTGAATTCATTGCAGAGTTCCAAGCATTCCAGCAGGAGCAAGGATTCCAGTACTCTCTGATTCATAGCAACTACTGGCTGTCCTCTTGGGTAGGTATGGAACTGAAAAAGCAGCAACAGTTGATTCAGGTACATACCTATCACTCTCTAGGAGCCGTCAAGTACAGCGCTGTTGCTGATATCCCGGCAATTGCTACCAAGCGACTAGCTATTGAAAAAGCCTGTCTGGAGAGTGTGGATCGAGTTGTTGCAACTAGTCCTCAAGAGCAGGAACATATGCGAAGACTCGTTTCCACTCAAGGGCAAATAGAACTGATTCCCTGTGGGACTGATGTCGATAAATTTGGTCCAATTCCACGAGTTGCGGCACGGCAGGAGTTAAGAATTGCACCTGATGTCAAGATGGTTCTCTACGTTGGTCGCTTTGATCAGCGCAAGGGGATCGAGACACTGGTGCGAGCCATTGCAAGGTCTAGTTTGCGGGATCAAGCTAACCTACAACTAGTTATTGGGGGTGGAAGCCGTCCCGGTCACAGCGACGGGATCGAGCGCGATCGCATCGCAAGCATCGTGGCTGAACTTGGACTGGAAGATTGCACAACCTTTCCAGGTCGCTTAAATGATTCTGTTCTTCCCTTCTACTATGCAGCCGCAGATGTGTGTGTTGTACCCAGTCACTACGAACCTTTTGGTTTAGTTGCAATTGAGGCAATGGCTAGTCGGACTCCAGTCGTGGCTAGTGATGTTGGAGGGTTGCGGTTTACAGTCGTACCTGAAATCACTGGATTACTCGTTCCTCCTAAAGATGAAGTTGCTTTTGCCAATGCTATTGACCGCATTCTGACCAACCCAGATTGGCGAGAGCAATTAGGTGAGGCTGGTCGGCAACGTGTAGAAATTGCCTTCAGTTGGCATAGTGTGGCATCCCGATTGACTCAACTCTACAATCATCTGCTGGCTCAAACCATACCCACAAAGGAGACCAAATCTCAAGTGGCAGCTTAA